In Streptomyces sp. NBC_00091, the following proteins share a genomic window:
- a CDS encoding GNAT family N-acetyltransferase: MSEVRYERFEGHEAAGGLDAFLPAYEEVYAEPPYCEGPSDVAQFIDHYLVHVQRAGMRLIIARDGDEVIGFAYGYLLPADTGWWGNLDRALPEDFTREDGARTWVILELAVRKPWRRRGIAAALHAALLDGLGVERVTLTVRPEPEAAPAQTAYAAWGYRAVGTSHPWEDAPFYKAMVLEVTTDRNSISRTSPR, translated from the coding sequence ATGTCCGAGGTGAGGTACGAGCGATTCGAGGGGCACGAGGCCGCTGGCGGCCTCGACGCGTTCCTTCCCGCCTACGAGGAGGTTTACGCCGAGCCGCCCTACTGCGAGGGCCCGTCCGACGTCGCGCAGTTCATCGATCACTACCTCGTCCACGTCCAGCGGGCCGGGATGCGGTTGATCATCGCCCGGGACGGTGATGAGGTCATCGGCTTCGCGTACGGGTACCTGCTCCCGGCTGACACCGGGTGGTGGGGCAACCTGGACAGGGCGCTTCCGGAGGACTTCACGCGCGAGGACGGCGCCCGTACGTGGGTGATCCTGGAGCTGGCCGTCCGCAAGCCGTGGCGCCGCCGGGGCATCGCCGCGGCCCTGCACGCCGCCCTGCTCGACGGCCTCGGCGTGGAGCGGGTCACGCTCACGGTGAGGCCCGAGCCTGAGGCCGCCCCCGCCCAGACGGCCTACGCCGCATGGGGGTACCGCGCGGTCGGCACGTCCCATCCGTGGGAGGACGCCCCGTTCTACAAGGCGATGGTCCTCGAAGTCACCACCGACCGAAACTCCATCTCCCGAACGTCTCCCAGATGA
- the sodN gene encoding superoxide dismutase, Ni has translation MLSRFFAPKVKVSAHCDLPCGVYDPAQARIEAESVKAVQEKYQANEDADFRARAITIKEQRAELAKHHVSVLWSDYFKPPHFEKYPQLHTLVNDTLKALSAAKASNDPATGQKALELIAEIDRIFWETKAA, from the coding sequence ATGCTTTCCCGCTTCTTCGCCCCCAAGGTGAAGGTCTCCGCCCACTGCGACCTGCCCTGCGGCGTGTACGACCCGGCCCAGGCCCGTATCGAGGCCGAGTCCGTCAAGGCCGTCCAGGAGAAGTACCAGGCCAACGAGGACGCGGACTTCCGCGCGCGCGCCATCACCATCAAGGAGCAGCGCGCCGAGCTCGCGAAGCACCACGTGTCGGTGCTGTGGAGCGACTACTTCAAGCCCCCGCACTTCGAGAAGTACCCGCAGCTCCACACCCTGGTCAACGACACCCTGAAGGCCCTCTCGGCCGCCAAGGCGTCGAACGACCCGGCGACCGGGCAGAAGGCCCTGGAGCTCATCGCCGAGATCGACCGCATCTTCTGGGAGACCAAGGCCGCCTGA
- the sodX gene encoding nickel-type superoxide dismutase maturation protease has protein sequence MAESRQARVRVGITEVTGPSMVPTLLHGDRLVVRYGALVRPGDVVVFRHPLQQDLLVVKRAAERRPGGWWMLGDNPFNETGDSTDYGAVPDELVLATAVLRLRPRPAGQRSLRARLSWAVSAVRLLRADASASSRLRAR, from the coding sequence ATGGCGGAGAGCAGGCAGGCGCGGGTGCGCGTCGGGATCACCGAGGTGACGGGACCGTCGATGGTGCCGACGCTACTGCACGGGGACCGGCTGGTGGTCCGGTACGGGGCGCTGGTCCGGCCGGGTGACGTGGTGGTGTTCCGCCATCCGCTCCAGCAGGACCTGCTGGTGGTCAAGCGGGCTGCCGAGCGCCGCCCGGGCGGCTGGTGGATGCTCGGGGACAATCCGTTCAACGAGACCGGGGACAGCACCGATTACGGCGCGGTCCCCGACGAGCTGGTGCTGGCGACCGCCGTGCTGCGGCTGCGGCCGCGCCCGGCGGGTCAGCGCTCGCTGAGGGCGCGGCTGTCCTGGGCGGTGTCGGCGGTGCGGCTGCTGCGGGCGGACGCCTCGGCCTCCAGCCGCTTGCGGGCGCGGTAG
- a CDS encoding CGNR zinc finger domain-containing protein, whose translation MELAHYSDFAVRLVNTEEPARNKDALTSVDDVRALFGASVQMARRVTDTDVTRFRNVRGRLRAVFEAADGDDHVLAVDLLNSLLMEFPVSPQVTGHDTLREDGRPDWHIHLAEHPSNASAGYAAMASMGLAFALTEHGPDRLGLCQAPPCRNAYLDTSTNRSRRYCSDRCATRANVAAYRARKRLEAEASARSSRTADTAQDSRALSER comes from the coding sequence GTGGAACTGGCCCATTACTCGGACTTCGCCGTGCGCCTGGTCAACACCGAGGAGCCGGCCCGCAACAAGGACGCCCTCACCTCGGTGGACGACGTCCGCGCCCTCTTCGGAGCCAGTGTGCAAATGGCCCGCCGGGTCACCGACACCGACGTCACCCGCTTCCGCAACGTCCGCGGCCGGCTGCGCGCCGTCTTCGAGGCCGCCGACGGCGACGACCACGTCCTCGCCGTCGACCTGCTGAACTCCCTCCTCATGGAGTTCCCGGTCAGCCCCCAGGTCACCGGCCACGACACCCTCCGCGAGGACGGCCGGCCCGACTGGCACATCCACCTGGCCGAGCACCCCTCCAACGCCTCCGCCGGCTACGCCGCCATGGCCTCGATGGGCCTGGCCTTCGCCCTCACCGAGCACGGCCCCGACCGCCTCGGCCTGTGCCAGGCACCGCCCTGCCGCAACGCCTACCTCGACACCTCCACCAACCGGTCCCGGCGCTACTGCTCCGACCGCTGCGCAACCCGCGCCAACGTCGCCGCCTACCGCGCCCGCAAGCGGCTGGAGGCCGAGGCGTCCGCCCGCAGCAGCCGCACCGCCGACACCGCCCAGGACAGCCGCGCCCTCAGCGAGCGCTGA
- a CDS encoding trans-aconitate 2-methyltransferase — MTGSFGTDWQAWQDSWDRQQEWYMPDREERFRVMLDMVEALVGPSPRVLDLACGTGSITDRLLRRFPRATSTGLDLDPALLTIARGHFAGDERVGFVTADLKDPHWREALPYDSYDAVLTATALHWLPSKDLAALYGQIAPLVRPGGVFMNADHMPDPATPRIDAAEHAHRHAAMDRARAAGVLDWRDWWALAGADPVLAEAVKARYEIYGEHADGDTPDEFWHARALREAGFAEARSVWRSPSDALVLGLR; from the coding sequence ATGACTGGCTCGTTCGGTACGGACTGGCAGGCCTGGCAGGACAGCTGGGACCGGCAGCAGGAGTGGTACATGCCCGACCGCGAGGAGCGGTTCCGGGTGATGCTCGACATGGTCGAGGCGCTGGTGGGCCCGTCCCCCCGGGTGCTGGACCTCGCGTGCGGTACGGGAAGTATCACGGACCGGCTGCTGCGGCGGTTCCCGCGGGCGACCAGTACGGGGCTGGATCTCGACCCCGCGCTGCTGACGATCGCCCGGGGCCACTTCGCCGGGGACGAGCGGGTCGGCTTCGTCACCGCCGACCTCAAGGACCCCCACTGGCGCGAGGCGCTCCCGTACGACTCCTACGACGCCGTGCTGACCGCGACCGCCCTGCACTGGCTCCCGAGCAAGGACCTGGCCGCCCTGTACGGGCAGATCGCGCCGCTGGTGCGTCCCGGCGGGGTGTTCATGAACGCCGACCACATGCCCGACCCCGCCACCCCGCGCATCGACGCCGCCGAGCACGCCCACCGGCACGCCGCGATGGACCGGGCCCGGGCCGCGGGCGTCCTGGACTGGCGCGACTGGTGGGCCCTGGCCGGGGCCGACCCGGTGCTGGCCGAGGCGGTGAAGGCCCGGTACGAGATCTACGGGGAGCACGCCGACGGCGACACCCCCGACGAGTTCTGGCACGCCCGCGCCCTGCGCGAGGCCGGCTTCGCCGAGGCCCGCTCGGTATGGCGCTCCCCCTCGGACGCGCTGGTCCTAGGCCTTAGGTAG
- a CDS encoding amino acid ABC transporter ATP-binding protein, whose amino-acid sequence MVKAEGVHKSYGPAHILRGIDLEVAPREVFCLVGPSGSGKSTFLRCINHLERINSGRLSVDGQLVGYKQKGDKLYELKDSEVAAQRRDIGMVFQRFNLFPHMTAIENVMEAPVMVKGESKAVARERAVRLLDRVGLGDKGGNYPTQLSGGQQQRVAIARALAMEPKLMLFDEPTSALDPELVGDVLDVMRDLAESGMTMIVVTHEMGFAREVGDNLVFMDGGVVVESGHPREVLGNPQHDRTKAFLSKVL is encoded by the coding sequence ATGGTCAAGGCCGAAGGCGTACACAAGTCGTACGGCCCCGCCCACATCCTCCGCGGCATCGACCTCGAGGTCGCCCCCCGCGAGGTCTTCTGCCTGGTCGGCCCGTCCGGCTCCGGCAAGTCCACCTTCCTGCGCTGCATCAACCACCTGGAGCGCATCAATTCCGGCCGCCTGTCGGTCGACGGCCAGCTGGTGGGCTACAAGCAGAAGGGCGACAAGCTCTACGAGCTGAAGGACAGCGAGGTCGCGGCCCAGCGCCGGGACATCGGCATGGTCTTCCAGCGCTTCAACCTCTTCCCGCACATGACGGCCATAGAGAACGTCATGGAAGCCCCGGTCATGGTCAAGGGCGAGTCCAAGGCGGTGGCCCGCGAGCGCGCCGTACGCCTCCTGGACCGCGTCGGCCTCGGCGACAAGGGCGGGAACTACCCCACCCAGCTCTCCGGCGGCCAGCAGCAGCGCGTGGCGATCGCCCGCGCGCTGGCCATGGAGCCGAAGCTGATGCTCTTCGACGAGCCCACCTCGGCCCTCGACCCGGAGCTGGTCGGTGACGTCCTCGACGTCATGCGGGACCTGGCCGAGTCGGGCATGACCATGATCGTGGTGACCCACGAGATGGGCTTCGCCCGCGAGGTCGGCGACAACCTCGTCTTCATGGACGGCGGCGTGGTGGTCGAGTCCGGCCACCCGCGCGAGGTGCTCGGCAACCCGCAGCACGACCGGACGAAGGCGTTCCTGTCCAAGGTGCTCTAG
- a CDS encoding amino acid ABC transporter permease, giving the protein MTDKIDKGPAETPAGPGASGTTPYEAIKAIPVRHYGRWISAVVVAVLLAWLVYAFSQGKIIWGTVGDKLFDPSVISGLGNTIIISVSAMALGLALGILFAVMRLSHNPVTSFVSWLYIWFFRGTPVYVQLLVWFSLPLIFQYINLGPIYKNETVDVMTPFMVALLGLGLNEGAYMAEIVRAGIQSVDEGQSEASHALGMTRTQTMRRVVLPQAMRVIIPPTGNEFINMLKTSSLVSAVQYTELLRASSNIGSTAGAVIEMYFVASIWYLALTSVFSVGQYYLERRYARGSLRSLPPTPFERLKANLNMFRRTEVAK; this is encoded by the coding sequence GTGACTGACAAGATCGACAAGGGTCCGGCCGAAACTCCGGCCGGGCCCGGCGCCTCGGGCACCACCCCCTACGAGGCGATCAAGGCCATCCCCGTACGGCACTACGGGCGCTGGATCAGCGCCGTGGTGGTCGCCGTGCTCCTCGCGTGGCTCGTCTACGCCTTCTCCCAGGGCAAGATCATCTGGGGGACGGTCGGCGACAAGCTGTTCGACCCCTCGGTCATCAGCGGCCTCGGCAACACCATCATCATCAGCGTCTCCGCGATGGCGCTGGGCCTGGCGCTCGGCATCCTCTTCGCGGTGATGCGGCTCTCGCACAACCCGGTCACGAGCTTCGTGTCCTGGCTCTACATCTGGTTCTTCCGCGGCACCCCGGTCTACGTGCAGCTGCTGGTCTGGTTCAGCCTCCCGCTGATCTTCCAGTACATCAACCTGGGCCCGATCTACAAGAACGAGACCGTCGACGTCATGACGCCGTTCATGGTCGCCCTGCTGGGCCTCGGCCTGAACGAGGGCGCCTACATGGCGGAGATCGTCCGCGCGGGCATCCAGTCCGTCGACGAGGGCCAGAGCGAGGCCTCGCACGCACTCGGCATGACCCGGACGCAGACCATGCGCCGCGTCGTGCTCCCGCAGGCGATGCGCGTGATCATCCCGCCGACCGGCAACGAGTTCATCAACATGCTGAAGACCTCCTCCCTGGTCTCGGCCGTGCAGTACACCGAACTCCTGCGGGCCAGCTCCAACATCGGCAGCACCGCCGGCGCGGTCATCGAGATGTACTTCGTCGCCTCCATCTGGTACCTCGCGCTGACCAGCGTCTTCAGCGTCGGCCAGTACTACCTGGAGCGCCGCTACGCCCGCGGCTCGCTGCGCAGCCTGCCGCCGACCCCGTTCGAGCGGCTCAAGGCAAACCTGAACATGTTCCGCCGTACGGAGGTGGCGAAGTGA
- a CDS encoding ABC transporter substrate-binding protein — translation MTASTTRRTTAARSRIAAVGAIAVAGALILTGCGDQTEGNGSTPSGKTDNSAPLFSKLPKKIQDAGVIKVGSDTAYAPMEFVDGGKIVGVDPDIAEALGKQLGVKFQFTSGTFDGLITSLETGRQDVAMSSITDNKKRQEGLDDKGAKIGKGVDFVDYFSSGVSLLVKKGNPDNIKSLDDLCGKTVAVQRGTTYEDTFKAQAEKCGDKKLTIEAFDTDAEAQTRVKAGGAVADLNDYPVTAYTAKTSGGGNDFEVGGQQADVGLFGIAVSKENTQLRDALKEALDAIIKDGSYAKVLEKWNVKESAVQSATVNAGK, via the coding sequence ATGACCGCAAGCACCACCCGTCGTACGACCGCCGCCCGGTCCCGCATCGCCGCGGTCGGCGCGATCGCGGTCGCCGGCGCCCTGATCCTCACCGGGTGTGGCGACCAGACCGAGGGCAACGGCTCGACCCCTTCGGGCAAGACCGACAACAGCGCCCCGCTGTTCTCGAAGCTCCCGAAGAAGATCCAGGACGCCGGTGTCATCAAGGTCGGCTCGGACACGGCGTACGCGCCGATGGAGTTCGTCGACGGCGGCAAGATCGTGGGCGTCGACCCCGACATCGCCGAGGCGCTCGGCAAGCAGCTCGGTGTGAAGTTCCAGTTCACCTCCGGCACCTTCGACGGCCTGATCACCTCCCTGGAGACCGGCCGCCAGGACGTCGCGATGTCCTCGATCACGGACAACAAGAAGCGCCAGGAAGGCCTCGACGACAAGGGCGCCAAGATCGGCAAGGGCGTCGACTTCGTCGACTACTTCTCCTCCGGCGTCTCCCTCCTGGTCAAGAAGGGCAACCCGGACAACATCAAGTCCCTCGACGACCTCTGCGGCAAGACGGTCGCCGTCCAGCGCGGCACCACGTACGAGGACACCTTCAAGGCGCAGGCCGAGAAGTGCGGCGACAAGAAGCTCACCATCGAGGCCTTCGACACCGACGCCGAGGCGCAGACCCGCGTCAAGGCCGGCGGCGCCGTGGCCGACCTGAACGACTACCCGGTCACCGCCTACACCGCGAAGACCTCGGGCGGCGGCAACGACTTCGAGGTCGGCGGCCAGCAGGCCGACGTCGGCCTCTTCGGCATCGCCGTCTCCAAGGAGAACACCCAGCTCCGCGACGCCCTCAAGGAAGCGCTCGACGCCATCATCAAGGACGGCTCCTACGCCAAGGTCCTGGAGAAGTGGAACGTCAAGGAGAGCGCCGTGCAGTCCGCCACGGTCAACGCGGGCAAGTAA
- a CDS encoding NADP-dependent malic enzyme, giving the protein MAAEIVNPRSDSATDNNPDAVFALHRGGKMAIQATVPVNDKDDLSLAYTPGVAKVCTAIAEQPELVNEYTWKSNVVAVVTDGTAVLGLGDIGPEASLPVMEGKAILFKQFGGVDAVPIALATKDTDEIIETVIRLAPSFGGVNLEDISAPRCFEIERRLQEALDIPIFHDDQHGTAIVTLAALRNAAKLTGRTLGDLRAVISGAGAAGIAIAKILVDAGIGDVCVTDRKGVVSSDRTDLTDVKAEIAGLTNKSGLNGTLEEALAGADVFIGVSGGTVGEEAVASMAKDSFVFAMANPNPEVHPDIAHKYAAVVATGRSDFPNQINNVLAFPGIFAGALKVRATRITEGMKIAAADAIAGVVGDELAADYVIPSPFDERVAEAVTAAVAAAAKADGVARLA; this is encoded by the coding sequence GTGGCAGCGGAGATCGTCAACCCTCGCAGTGACAGTGCGACGGACAACAACCCCGATGCGGTGTTCGCACTGCACCGCGGCGGCAAGATGGCCATTCAGGCCACGGTGCCGGTCAACGACAAGGATGACCTGTCCCTGGCGTACACGCCCGGCGTGGCGAAGGTGTGTACCGCCATCGCCGAGCAGCCGGAGCTGGTGAACGAGTACACCTGGAAGTCGAACGTGGTCGCCGTCGTCACCGACGGTACGGCCGTGCTCGGACTCGGTGACATCGGTCCCGAGGCCTCGCTCCCCGTGATGGAGGGCAAGGCGATCCTGTTCAAGCAGTTCGGCGGTGTGGACGCGGTGCCGATCGCGCTCGCGACCAAGGACACCGACGAGATCATCGAGACGGTCATCCGTCTGGCGCCCTCCTTCGGCGGGGTGAACCTGGAGGACATCTCCGCCCCCCGCTGCTTCGAGATCGAGCGGCGTCTCCAGGAGGCGCTGGACATCCCGATCTTCCACGACGACCAGCACGGCACGGCCATCGTGACGCTGGCCGCGCTGCGCAACGCCGCGAAGCTCACCGGTCGCACCCTCGGCGACCTGCGGGCCGTGATCTCGGGCGCCGGCGCCGCGGGCATCGCGATCGCCAAGATCCTGGTCGACGCGGGCATCGGCGACGTCTGCGTCACCGACCGCAAGGGCGTGGTCTCCTCGGACCGCACCGACCTGACGGACGTCAAGGCGGAGATCGCGGGCCTGACCAACAAGAGCGGGCTGAACGGCACGCTCGAGGAGGCCCTCGCGGGCGCGGACGTCTTCATCGGCGTCTCCGGCGGCACGGTCGGCGAGGAGGCGGTGGCCTCGATGGCGAAGGACTCCTTCGTCTTCGCCATGGCCAACCCGAACCCGGAGGTCCACCCCGACATCGCGCACAAGTACGCGGCTGTCGTGGCCACCGGCCGCTCGGACTTCCCGAACCAGATCAACAACGTGCTGGCCTTCCCGGGCATCTTCGCGGGTGCCCTGAAGGTGCGCGCGACCCGGATCACCGAGGGCATGAAGATCGCCGCCGCCGACGCCATCGCCGGTGTCGTGGGTGACGAGCTCGCCGCCGACTACGTGATCCCCTCGCCGTTCGACGAGCGCGTCGCCGAGGCCGTCACGGCCGCGGTCGCCGCGGCGGCGAAGGCCGACGGAGTGGCCCGCCTGGCCTGA
- a CDS encoding zinc-binding dehydrogenase, with amino-acid sequence MFAAYAARIDRDQPLSGLELGERPAPEARPGWVTVNVRAASLNHHDLWSLRGVGLGEDKLPMILGCDAAGTDQDGNEVVLHSVIGQSGHGVGPDEPRSVLTERYQGTFAEQVTVPAWNVLRKPAELSFEEAACLPTAWLTAYRMLFTNAGVRPGDSVLVQGAGGGVATAAIVLGKAAGLRMFATSRDEAKRKRAVELGAVEAYEPGARLPHRVDAVIETVGAATWSHSVKCLRPGGTLVISGATSGDTPAHGELRRIFFLELKVVGSTMGTKDELEDLLSFCAATGVRPVIDQVLPLDRAREGFERLESGDLFGKIVLTV; translated from the coding sequence ATGTTCGCTGCCTATGCCGCCAGAATCGACCGAGACCAGCCGCTGAGCGGCCTTGAGCTGGGCGAACGCCCCGCTCCCGAGGCCCGCCCCGGCTGGGTGACCGTCAACGTCAGGGCCGCCTCGCTCAACCACCACGACCTGTGGTCGCTGCGCGGAGTCGGCCTCGGCGAGGACAAACTGCCCATGATCCTCGGCTGCGACGCCGCCGGGACCGACCAGGACGGCAACGAGGTCGTCCTGCACTCCGTGATCGGCCAGAGCGGCCACGGAGTCGGCCCGGACGAGCCGCGCTCGGTCCTGACCGAGCGCTACCAGGGCACCTTCGCCGAGCAGGTGACCGTGCCTGCCTGGAACGTGCTGCGCAAGCCCGCCGAGCTCTCCTTCGAGGAGGCCGCCTGCCTGCCGACGGCCTGGCTGACGGCCTACCGGATGCTCTTCACCAACGCCGGGGTCCGCCCCGGCGACTCGGTGCTCGTCCAGGGCGCGGGCGGCGGGGTGGCCACCGCCGCGATCGTCCTGGGCAAGGCGGCCGGCCTGCGGATGTTCGCCACCAGCCGCGACGAGGCCAAGCGCAAGCGGGCCGTGGAGCTGGGCGCGGTGGAGGCGTACGAGCCGGGCGCGCGGCTCCCGCACCGGGTGGACGCCGTCATCGAGACGGTGGGCGCGGCCACCTGGTCGCATTCGGTCAAGTGCCTGCGCCCCGGCGGCACCCTGGTGATCTCCGGCGCCACCAGCGGCGACACCCCGGCGCACGGCGAGCTGCGGCGGATCTTCTTCCTGGAGCTGAAGGTGGTCGGCTCGACCATGGGCACCAAGGACGAGCTGGAGGACCTGCTGTCCTTCTGCGCGGCCACCGGCGTACGGCCCGTCATCGACCAGGTGCTGCCGCTGGACCGCGCCCGCGAGGGCTTCGAACGGCTGGAGTCCGGGGACCTCTTCGGCAAGATCGTACTGACGGTCTGA
- a CDS encoding helix-turn-helix transcriptional regulator: MPPVFAHGRLRLYLLKLLDEAPRHGYEVIRLLEERFQGLYAPSAGTVYPRLAKLEAEGLVTYATEGGRKVYSITEAGRAELADRVGELADLELEIRDSVSELAAEIRDDVRGAAGDLRREMRAAASATATHVEDESWKAAKEELRKAKQEWKEQARRAKDESRRAREEAQQARRQAKEAQDRAREEVQRIAAQLQEQFTKPGGVLGSLAGAWLGGGTAADPAPAGTPSAPGPSGSGWAEDLAPTADPARDLDRLLDRFRDDVRDAARDHGVTPAQLAEARAHLAAAAARIAAGLRPGA; the protein is encoded by the coding sequence ATGCCGCCCGTCTTCGCCCACGGCCGCCTCCGCCTCTACCTCCTCAAGCTGCTGGATGAGGCGCCCCGCCACGGGTACGAGGTGATCCGCCTGCTGGAGGAGCGCTTCCAGGGCCTGTACGCGCCCTCCGCGGGCACGGTGTACCCGCGGCTGGCGAAGCTGGAGGCCGAGGGGCTGGTCACGTACGCCACCGAGGGCGGGCGCAAGGTGTACTCCATCACCGAGGCGGGCCGCGCCGAACTGGCCGACCGGGTCGGGGAGCTGGCCGACCTGGAGCTGGAGATCCGGGACTCCGTCTCCGAGCTGGCCGCCGAGATCCGCGACGACGTCCGCGGCGCCGCCGGCGACCTGCGCCGCGAGATGCGGGCCGCGGCCTCCGCCACGGCGACCCACGTCGAGGACGAGTCCTGGAAGGCCGCCAAGGAGGAACTCCGCAAGGCCAAGCAGGAGTGGAAGGAGCAGGCGCGCCGCGCGAAGGACGAGAGCCGCCGGGCCCGCGAGGAGGCCCAGCAGGCCCGCCGTCAGGCCAAGGAGGCCCAGGATCGGGCCCGCGAGGAGGTCCAGCGCATCGCCGCCCAGCTCCAGGAGCAGTTCACCAAGCCGGGCGGGGTGCTGGGCAGCCTGGCCGGAGCCTGGCTGGGCGGCGGCACCGCGGCCGACCCCGCGCCGGCCGGGACGCCGAGCGCCCCGGGGCCCTCGGGCTCGGGATGGGCCGAGGACCTGGCGCCCACGGCCGACCCGGCGCGGGACCTGGACCGGCTGCTGGATCGTTTCCGCGACGATGTCCGCGACGCGGCCCGCGACCACGGCGTGACCCCGGCGCAGCTCGCCGAGGCCCGCGCCCACCTGGCGGCCGCCGCCGCCCGCATCGCGGCGGGGCTGCGCCCGGGCGCCTGA
- a CDS encoding DUF4097 family beta strand repeat-containing protein produces MAEQMTWSVAAPQKLTFEQPVADLRVRVVGGAVNVVASEEGPARLEVSEVEGPPLHVVQEGGTLTLSYEDLPWNGSQGFKKWFEGKPWKAWAGASKDGRKAWERSVTVTLTVPAATRVELATVSAAAFVSGIAGGTEVHGVSGDATLVGLSGRVKAHTVSGSVEAQSVTGELGFHSVSGGLTVVDGAGGSVRADSVSGDMLIDLVPDPAAPRPVDILLNSVSGQVAIRLPHPADAKVEANTATGGVSNAFEDLRVTGQLGAKRITGTLGTGSGTLRATTVSGAIALLRRPQADADAAPLQLDKKVL; encoded by the coding sequence ATGGCAGAGCAGATGACCTGGTCCGTCGCCGCACCGCAGAAGCTCACCTTCGAGCAGCCGGTGGCCGACCTCCGCGTGCGCGTCGTCGGCGGCGCGGTGAATGTGGTCGCCTCCGAGGAGGGCCCGGCCAGGCTGGAGGTCAGCGAGGTCGAGGGGCCGCCGCTGCACGTGGTCCAGGAGGGCGGCACCCTCACGCTCTCGTACGAGGACCTGCCCTGGAACGGTTCGCAGGGCTTCAAGAAGTGGTTCGAGGGCAAGCCCTGGAAGGCCTGGGCCGGTGCCTCCAAGGACGGCCGCAAGGCCTGGGAGCGCAGCGTCACCGTGACGCTCACCGTCCCCGCCGCCACCCGCGTCGAGCTGGCCACCGTCAGCGCCGCCGCCTTCGTCTCCGGTATCGCCGGCGGCACCGAGGTCCACGGGGTCTCGGGCGACGCGACCCTGGTCGGGCTCTCGGGCCGGGTCAAGGCGCACACGGTCTCCGGCAGCGTCGAGGCCCAGTCCGTCACGGGTGAGCTCGGCTTCCACTCCGTCTCCGGCGGTCTGACGGTGGTCGACGGCGCGGGCGGCAGCGTGCGGGCCGACTCGGTCAGCGGAGACATGCTCATCGACCTGGTCCCCGACCCGGCCGCCCCCCGGCCGGTGGACATCCTCCTCAACTCCGTCTCCGGCCAGGTGGCGATCCGGCTCCCGCACCCCGCCGACGCCAAGGTCGAGGCCAACACCGCCACCGGCGGCGTCTCCAACGCCTTCGAGGACCTGCGGGTCACCGGCCAGCTCGGCGCCAAGCGGATCACGGGCACCCTCGGCACCGGCTCCGGCACCCTGCGGGCCACCACGGTTTCCGGAGCCATCGCCCTTCTGCGCCGCCCGCAGGCCGATGCCGACGCCGCCCCCCTCCAGCTCGACAAGAAGGTTCTCTGA
- a CDS encoding LysR family transcriptional regulator produces the protein MELEVRHLRALCAIADAGSLHKAARQLGVSQPSLTTQLRRIERALDGELFLRERTGCRPTPFGRTVLGRARPLLAEMAALVAEARAAAHGPRLRIGSTASRALPGWLRRLHRRAPETETSLVVDVSANALLRMTAAGQLDVAFVHEVEGSPLRVPAGLELRVLMEREPQFVSMSRDHPAARSEIVELQDLARDRWTVDPSVDGEWDGLRRVFAGAGLDPPVLHADYHTAASLIVSGEAVAPCQPTSGPRDDMAIRPLSGDPLAVRLLLATRPGEHAEVYEDLRDAYREAALRTPPYRAWLRRRGSSLLVA, from the coding sequence ATGGAGCTCGAGGTGAGGCACCTGCGCGCGCTGTGCGCCATCGCGGACGCCGGCAGCCTGCACAAGGCCGCCCGGCAACTCGGCGTGAGCCAGCCCTCGCTGACGACGCAACTGCGCCGGATCGAACGGGCCCTGGACGGCGAGCTGTTCCTGCGCGAGCGGACCGGTTGTCGGCCGACCCCCTTCGGGCGGACCGTGCTCGGGCGGGCGCGGCCGCTGCTCGCCGAGATGGCCGCGCTGGTCGCGGAGGCGCGGGCGGCGGCGCACGGGCCGCGGCTGCGGATCGGCTCCACGGCCAGCCGGGCCCTGCCGGGGTGGCTGCGGCGGCTGCACCGGCGCGCGCCGGAGACGGAGACCTCGCTGGTGGTCGACGTCTCGGCCAATGCGCTGCTGCGGATGACGGCCGCCGGGCAGCTGGACGTGGCGTTCGTGCACGAGGTCGAGGGCAGTCCGTTGCGGGTGCCGGCCGGGCTGGAGCTGCGGGTGCTGATGGAGCGCGAGCCGCAGTTCGTCTCCATGTCCCGGGACCATCCGGCCGCGCGGTCGGAGATCGTGGAGTTACAGGACCTGGCCCGTGACCGCTGGACCGTCGACCCCTCCGTCGACGGGGAGTGGGACGGGCTGCGGAGGGTGTTCGCGGGGGCGGGGCTCGACCCGCCCGTGCTGCACGCCGACTACCACACGGCGGCTTCGCTGATCGTCTCCGGCGAGGCGGTGGCGCCGTGCCAGCCGACGTCCGGGCCGCGGGACGACATGGCCATCCGGCCGCTGTCGGGGGACCCCCTGGCGGTGCGGCTCCTGCTGGCGACCCGGCCGGGGGAGCATGCGGAGGTCTACGAGGACCTCCGCGACGCCTACCGCGAAGCGGCCCTGCGGACGCCGCCGTACCGCGCGTGGCTGCGGCGGCGGGGGAGCTCGCTGCTGGTGGCGTAG